From one Babesia bovis T2Bo chromosome 3, whole genome shotgun sequence genomic stretch:
- a CDS encoding putative integral membrane protein, whose product MAILSKKVLICAISIIWYIAAVSGCMLDIFKPVVSPDIIMHSGTYGTNGIYRMFHSYVSMITNVYYNGNLLKNIRLMDCEPRDVFVQTFQNSSICLIVITIMLIGNNDQAVQNYFITDGSGHRKASNRLRSMHIGSKVFLNVDVVSDQLHPFVVREKINDTTNIFSWSINAGKLTEDGIPIHLLKGKSEDYYISPITNVCYDPLDRSGKMTFIISHCTNVLYEPGGESLWLTISYGIQSKALSMTIPPVIDGIFRPDYIFSTSLYFQLLWELSDISNDITIDIDISNIDNVTPDVVILANLKRGLWLYTQYAVAPIRHHTYTTVKQVTAGVQTLYVTQDNEYVTHVEIFDHVKHGWRYVLVHIRNVKPLHEKENRNYTEHKKLYLRYPNREIVAYKDINDIWLEEYMDMLYNIDTRITTCETIDSDEIIDIATNQQQLIEP is encoded by the coding sequence ATGGCAATTCTAAGCAAAAAAGTTTTAATCTGCGCCATATCAATTATTTGGTATATAGCAGCGGTCTCTGGGTGTATGCTCGATATATTTAAACCCGTGGTATCACCAGACATAATTATGCACAGCGGAACCTATGGTACTAACGGCATATACCGAATGTTTCACTCATACGTATCCATGATAACTAATGTCTATTATAATGGCAACCTGCTTAAAAATATTAGACTAATGGATTGCGAACCAAGAGATGTATTCGTACAAACATTCCAAAATAGTAGCATCTGTCTAATAGTAATTACCATCATGCTAATAGGGAACAACGATCAAGCAGTGCAGAACTATTTTATAACGGACGGTAGTGGTCACCGTAAAGCAAGTAATCGACTAAGGTCTATGCACATAGGTAGTAAAGTCTTCCTCAATGTCGATGTGGTTTCGGATCAATTGCACCCATTTGTTGTTAGAGAAAAAATCAATGATACTACTAACATCTTCTCGTGGAGCATTAATGCCGGAAAATTGACAGAAGATGGAATCCCAATCCACTTGTTGAAGGGGAAATCAGAGGATTATTACATATCACCGATCACAAATGTATGCTATGACCCATTAGATAGAAGCGGGAAAATGACATTTATAATTTCCCATTGCACAAACGTGCTCTATGAACCAGGTGGAGAGTCGTTGTGGCTAACTATATCTTATGGTATACAAAGTAAAGCACTGTCTATGACGATACCACCCGTGATAGACGGTATATTTAGACCGGATTATATCTTTAGTACGTCATTGTATTTCCAATTGCTCTGGGAACTATCCGATATAAGCAACGATATTACAATCGACATAGATATATCTAATATAGACAACGTAACACCAGATGTAGTCATATTGGCCAACCTAAAGAGAGGGCTATGgctatatacacaatacGCTGTTGCACCAATTAGGCACCATACTTATACCACTGTAAAACAGGTGACTGCAGGAGTTCAAACATTATATGTGACACAAGATAATGAGTACGTTACCCATGTCGAGATATTTGACCACGTAAAACATGGATGGAGATATGTACTAGTACATATCAGAAATGTAAAGCCTTTACACGAAAAAGAAAATAGAAATTATACTGAACATAAAAAATTATACTTGCGCTATCCAAACAGAGAAATTGTAGCATACAAGGATATCAACGACATCTGGTTGGAAGAATACATGGATATGCTCTATAACATAGACACTAGAATAACTACTTGCGAGACCATCGATAGTGACGAGATAATAGATATCGCCACGAACCAACAGCAGCTTATAGAGCCATAA
- a CDS encoding Transcriptional repressor TCF25 family protein has product MSTRQIRRLLREREKKDDADDSVPITSPIVQVNRPKSSFAAYRELVDSSEDSSSDTQSADEDSASENSDELDSEQEYRDNVTIALNDDTLESDSDSDDALLESFIAKQPKPVDIDSHGETNKLDCLRIDPRSFRIPGLQMDTRSSARMRLSKGMIGSLQSRNWLVPGIPPKVADKLRTIIPRDIRIKGSVDAKTKRERFVVEFSDRYKNVQEMCLMAVDSQDPGLLRRILDANPQHIEVLLRASCISTLQGHHEDAFTFLFSAVQYIQAAFPPRFSPWRIDESGFSNVWLPSTVNSNLIVYRLLILYMISLERQGQWEVSLAICKLLLLLDFPSDISHALLHIDMYIMNTSGIGLYPFSVAYARALEYSVPLHWILPNFAFGVAMDYATKEKVDTIEIPATDSDLQMIKQFLTLEESKLGVRFHPGEQDTEQYGSRRAQLYLLRAILQYPGIISLLSKEPFASELAVYTHTEPFITWCSDVYKSDTMLLKCYLKKTCDIWRNESLFLLNQTANLIVDIYRTEDGAGILDAFRDLWLSFRLDIKLPFDTEDIIVAEFDLASHSLPIALQ; this is encoded by the exons ATGTCTACTAGGCAGATTCGTCGCTTATTGCGCGAGCGCGAGAAGAAGGATGATGCTGACGACTCTGTGCCTATCACATCTCCAATAGTTCAGGTCAACAGGCCGAAGTCTAGCTTTGCTGCATATCGGGAGTTAGTGGATTCTTCGGAGGATAGCAGTAGTGATACGCAATCTGCCGATGAAGACTCCGCATCAGAGAACAGTGATGAACTCGATAGTGAACAAGAATATCGAGATAATGTTACAATAGCTCTGAATGACGATACCCTGGAATCCGATTCG GATAGCGACGATGCCCTATTGGAGTCGTTTATCGCTAAGCAACCAAAGCCAGTAGACATTGATTCTCATGGAGAGACTAATAAGCTAGACTGCTTACGAATTGACCCTAGATCATTTCGCATTCCTGGGTTAC AAATGGATACTCGTTCCAGTGCTAGGATGCGATTATCGAAGGGTATGATTGGGTCATTACAAAGTCGCAATTGGTTGGTTCCTGGTATTCCTCCAAAGGTTGCCGACAAGTTGCGTACTATTATCCCGAGGGACATTCGCATAAAGGGCTCAGTTGACGCTAAAACAAAGCGTGAGCGTTTTGTTGTTGAATTTAGTGACCG CTATAAGAACGTCCAGGAGATGTGTTTAATGGCCGTGGACAGTCAGGACCCTGGATTGTTACGACGCATCTTGGATGCCAACCCGCAGCACATTGAGGTGTTGCTGCGCGCCAGCTGCATTAGCACTTTACAG GGTCATCATGAGGACGCCTTTACATTCTTATTCTCGGCTGTTCAGTACATTCAAGCGGCATTTCCACCTAGATTCTCTCCATGGCGTATTGATGAAAGTGGCTTCTCTAAT GTATGGCTACCAAGCACTGTTAACAGCAATTTGATTGTGTATCGTCTTTTGATACTCTATATGATATCCCTTGAGCGCCAAGGTCAGTGGGAAGTATCCCTGGCTATTTGTAAATTACTCCTGCTTCTGGACTTCCCAagtgatatatcacatgCACTGTTACATAttgatatgtatattatgAACACTTCTGGTATTGGTCTATATCCATTTTCCGTTGCCTATGCCAGGGCATTGGAATATAGCGTCCCGCTTCATTGGATATTACCCAACTTTGCCTTTGGTGTTGCTATGGACTATGCAACCAAGGAGAAAGTGGATACAATCGAGATTCCTGCAACGGACTCTGACTTACAAATGATAAAGCAGTTTCTAACACTCGAAGAAAGTAAACTTGGGGTTAGATTCCATCCTGGTGAGCAGGATACGGAACAATACGGCTCCAGACGCGCTCAGTTGTATCTTCTGAGAGCAATTTTGCAGTATCCGGGTATTATATCACTGCTAAGCAAGGAACCCTTCGCGTCGGAATTGGCTGTATACACTCATACGGAACCGTTCATTACTTGGTGCAGTGATGTCTATAAGAGTGACACAATGCTCTTGAAATGCTACTTGAAGAAAACATGCGACATATGGCGCAACGAGTCTCTATTCCTTCTCAACCAAACGGCAAATTTAATCGTAGATATATATCGCACGGAGGATGGTGCTGGCATATTAGACGCATTTCGCGATTTGTGGCTATCATTCAGGTTAGACATAAAGCTTCCATTTGATACGGAAGACATCATAGTGGCTGAGTTTGATCTTGCATCACATAGTCTACCTATTGCCTTGCAGTGA
- a CDS encoding RNA pseudouridylate synthase family protein produces MSNISTVLILFVHIFTLKECGTFKTVLRIPSATMTVNEGNDDGSALIRSRHKRQKLSSRADDNALPSIPGPCGPDSSDTNVKRGNQIYYFKDGFRIVLPYNHVYESYTKGRWFKRRLYDVLRAEFAAFTDEYIKHACVHGLIKVYDREGNDLYPDPGDYVLEHICRPNEKIWHLALVHEQMALDSSVRILHEDDDYIAVSKPSSLPLYHTGTYYYNTLVEVLKNEVFKDSARTLYPVHRLDKLTSGVIILAKSSKAASEFCEGIRNSRFRKVYIARVKGDFTNVFGDHECISINDGIGVGNGSVACCHGFMRCVSHKLSMHEFTLDDTKKDVKVAETRFRMLSYNSSLDESLLLCYPVTGRTHQIRAHLKYLGYPISNDKCYNDGELSSSVEYFKPLPIVHWEVNEQGHWVLPELGFISPEPANVNHASAKHHIGLNKVVDGVHVSPTGIFLHALRYVWDGRISVSDDPPLWVKDFDLDTSRVSIGDLDLWLDTVTGK; encoded by the coding sequence ATGTCAAACATATCCACGGTGTTAATTTTGTTTGTTCATATCTTTACACTAAAGGAATGTGGTACTTTCAAGACAGTGTTGCGAATTCCAAGTGCCACAATGACGGTCAACGAAGGCAATGACGATGGCTCAGCATTGATACGTAGTCGCCATAAAAGGCAGAAGTTAAGTTCTAGGGCTGATGACAACGCGTTACCATCGATTCCTGGACCCTGTGGTCCTGATTCCTCTGATACAAACGTGAAACGTGGCAATCAAATATACTACTTCAAGGATGGGTTCAGGATAGTATTGCCATACAACCACGTCTATGAGAGCTACACCAAGGGGAGATGGTTTAAACGCAGGTTATATGATGTACTTCGTGCAGAGTTTGCAGCTTTTActgatgaatatataaaacatgcCTGTGTTCATGGGTTGATTAAAGTATATGACCGTGAGGGTAATGATTTATATCCGGACCCTGGTGACTATGTCCTGGAGCATATATGTCGTCCTAATGAGAAGATATGGCATTTAGCACTGGTTCATGAGCAAATGGCTCTTGACTCTAGTGTTCGCATTCTCCATGAGGATGATGATTACATCGCAGTATCAAAGCCATCTAGTTTGCCGCTATATCACACTGGTACTTACTATTACAACACGCTAGTCGAGGTCCTGAAGAATGAGGTCTTTAAGGATAGCGCCAGGACCCTATATCCTGTGCACCGGCTAGACAAGCTGACATCGGGTGTCATTATCCTTGCTAAAAGCAGCAAGGCCGCTTCGGAATTTTGCGAGGGTATACGTAACAGCAGATTCCGgaaggtatacatagctCGTGTTAAGGGTGATTTCACCAATGTATTTGGTGACCATGAGTGTATCAGTATAAATGATGGAATAGGTGTTGGCAACGGTAGTGTTGCCTGCTGCCATGGTTTCATGAGATGCGTATCGCACAAGCTCAGTATGCATGAGTTTACTTTAGATGACACGAAGAAGGACGTGAAAGTTGCTGAAACGCGTTTTCGCATGTTATCTTATAACAGTTCCCTGGATGAATCATTGTTGTTATGCTATCCTGTTACTGGTAGGACTCACCAAATAAGGGCTCATCTCAAATACCTTGGTTACCCTATATCCAATGACAAGTGTTACAACGATGGCGAGTTATCATCGAGTGTGGAATACTTCAAGCCATTACCTATAGTCCATTGGGAGGTTAATGAGCAGGGCCACTGGGTACTCCCTGAACTGGGATTCATATCACCAGAGCCTGCCAATGTCAACCATGCAAGTGCAAAACACCACATAGGACTCAATAAGGTAGTTGATGGCGTTCACGTGAGTCCTACTGGCATATTCCTCCATGCCTTGCGGTACGTATGGGATGGTAGAATCTCGGTATCCGATGACCCTCCACTTTGGGTCAAGGACTTTGACCTGGATACTTCCAGGGTGTCCATAGGCGATCTAGACCTTTGGTTAGACACTGTCACTGGCAAGTAG
- a CDS encoding DWNN domain family protein — MVSTGGVIFYRFSSERRIWRELQLDSSGGILVSDLKILIAQETSLSKDFTRKTNLTVSLYDENSSEEPRPLDDNVVVHVGSRVLLNRVAWVQATPIYHEARTQFEGVVIEEKPNLHPFPVSLICKLCGSPMNDPVLIKCSANCGYSGCCTCLVSHFKDFLIKNEDDVDNILYTLSEHKPCPFCKRGLVSCFIHNRQMASVLLELDYSKFDIPSLNTATSGSETNEAGSASTVAMVIPKHFLLCVDNTLLEAMREHMLLPIHIDSLLAPKGDAQSEATSNTYKDISVIVVSYVGGGTSFSAMGVVRPLQEDRTNLEFIKLARAHTARKFMWLHNNTEPLLIPARRQPLFTYFGAKRFSPVALNSTNDVMWRYRSEVSIEVGLKRKAFDAAFEAIFGIQSEGLMTKVENNNKNWLELAFPEGPSPMYIDKHGNVLTNGNDADIDTGNPYLGYAAIMPLLSESQFLKLRYLQRAAKEGFLQQFTELIVNQFPPEEGESLLEKAYTNTWNRHVEYDIATVDNATVKQEQ; from the coding sequence ATGGTGAGCACCGGAGGAGTAATATTCTACCGTTTCAGCAGTGAACGGCGCATATGGCGTGAACTGCAATTAGATAGCTCTGGAGGGATCCTGGTGTCCGATCTAAAAATATTAATCGCACAAGAGACAAGTTTGTCCAAGGATTTTACAAGGAAAACTAACCTGACGGTATCTCTATACGATGAAAACTCATCGGAAGAACCAAGACCGTTAGATGACAATGTAGTTGTACACGTAGGAAGCCGTGTTCTGCTGAATCGCGTCGCTTGGGTGCAAGCAACGCCTATCTACCACGAAGCTAGAACACAGTTTGAGGGTGTAGTAATAGAGGAAAAACCTAATTTGCACCCGTTTCCCGTATCGCTCATTTGCAAGCTCTGCGGATCGCCAATGAACGACCCAGTCCTTATAAAGTGTTCCGCTAACTGTGGTTACAGCGGATGCTGCACCTGTTTGGTTTCACATTTTAAGGATTTCTTaattaaaaatgaagatgaCGTAGATAACATcttatatacattatctGAACATAAACCATGCCCATTCTGTAAACGTGGGCTGGTTTCATGCTTCATACATAATCGACAGATGGCATCAGTGCTACTTGAACTGGACTACAGCAAGTTCGACATACCGTCGTTAAACACAGCGACAAGCGGCTCCGAAACCAATGAAGCTGGCAGTGCCAGCACCGTGGCAATGGTAATCCCAAAACACTTCTTGCTGTGCGTGGACAATACGTTGCTAGAGGCTATGCGGGAGCATATGCTCCTACCGATACATATAGACAGCCTCCTTGCACCCAAGGGAGATGCCCAAAGTGAAGCTACATCCAACACCTATAAAGATATATCGGTTATTGTAGTGTCGTACGTTGGTGGTGGCACTTCATTCAGTGCCATGGGAGTTGTACGACCGTTGCAGGAAGATCGCACAAATCTGGAATTCATCAAGTTAGCGAGAGCACACACCGCCAGGAAGTTCATGTGGCTGCATAACAATACCGAGCCACTACTAATCCCAGCACGACGCCAACCATTGTTTACCTATTTTGGTGCCAAGCGATTTAGCCCAGTGGCACTTAATAGTACCAACGACGTGATGTGGAGGTATCGCAGCGAAGTTAGCATTGAAGTAGGGCTTAAACGGAAAGCGTTCGATGCCGCATTTGAAGCTATTTTTGGCATACAATCTGAAGGGCTCATGACGAAAGTTGAAAACAACAATAAAAACTGGCTGGAACTAGCATTCCCAGAAGGACCAAGTCCGatgtatatagataaaCATGGTAATGTATTAACCAATGGGAATGACGCTGATATTGATACGGGAAACCCATATCTTGGCTATGCAGCAATAATGCCACTGCTAAGTGAATCACAATTCCTAAAACTAAGGTATTTGCAAAGAGCTGCAAAGGAAGGGTTCCTCCAGCAGTTTACAGAACTTATAGTAAACCAGTTTCCACCCGAGGAGGGTGAGAGCCTGCTAGAGAAGGCATACACAAACACGTGGAATCGCCATGTGGAATATGATATCGCTACTGTTGATAATGCTACAGTCAAACAGGAACAATaa
- a CDS encoding putative vacuolar protein sorting-associated protein 53: protein MEGIIAKPGYDLEKFIDNPIDFLNEHFVDESSIGGLDALIVEVNEEIRRQDRKLLDVVKEKAISGELAHERFEKLQCATNDLIAKMAEIQVPTMRGEQSLKLLTADIRALNRAKSNICKTITHLKRILMLSTMLDSLRERAKIRKYDETAGLALVVRELYQLVSPLREASPVVRLLTKCNSILDDLKQQIVEDIEGIMGIGTTQSNLQVDVELHDICKCADSIDDSVRKQIATKYANYVRRGYEKAFSSSFDLKVLENISERFAWLRRTINEFDEKYSSDVPEHWDIQASGAWAFLDCCKNQVVASLTNAPNAIEASVILTTLLRCKEFEQELEYRISNYVTESQKVNRPSVEYPEVVPAESDSDIRKEPRKSLKGALSRCFENHLGSWVSSEEVQLEELYNRIISSKEDAVIMLVLRSAKELFSAISVRLKAVLAVSCEQTLFEMSMVFRRIIGKYQSHLQGRASSIEKGATLTTLAKQGGYIIATCDYATEMIEHLYDEIQEAIVPAYKEQINFTKEKEKINATKASVVKRLVDESCKFSPITPNIVAPLKKLELRVMDVIKTTIEHLPPGYLQYMTNKVTRGAMAHLKETIFSLDNATEGYCQQLLLDSYSLQKLLLESVKALVDPLPLGYVETTTAEMNKLQALLKVLNSPDASLGVFDALLIENGGCCTREELDQIVSIHRKR from the exons ATGGAGGGCATCATAGCTAAACCGGGTTATGATTTGGAGAAGTTCATTGACAATCCaattgatttcttgaaCGAGCACTTTGTCGATGAATCTAGCATCGGTGGGCTTGATGCTTTGATAGTGGAGGTAAATGAGGAAATACGTCGTCAAGACAGGAAACTTTTGGACGTAGTGAAGGAGAAGGCCATTAGCGGCGAGCTTGCTCATGAGCGTTTCGAGAAGCTCCAATGCGCCACTAACGACCTGATTGCCAAGATGGCTGAGATACAGGTACCTACTATGCGCGGTGAGCAGTCTCTTAAGTTACTGACTGCTGACATCCGTGCTTTGAATCGTGCCAAGTCCAATATTTGCAAGACCATTACCCATCTTAAGCGGATACTAATGTTGTCTACTATGCTCGACTCGCTACGTGAGCGTGCTAAAATTCGGAAATATGACGAGACCGCTGGTCTTGCCTTAGTAGTTCGTGAGCTTTATCAGTTAGTATCGCCTCTTCGTGAGGCATCGCCAGTGGTTAGACTGTTAACTAAGTGTAACAGTATTTTGGACGACTTGAAGCAGCAGATAGTTGAGGACATTGAGGGAATTATGGGCATTGGCACCACTCAGAGCAACTTACAGGTAGACGTAGAGCTCCATGACATTTGTAAGTGTGCTGACTCTATAGACGACAGCGTCCGCAAGCAAATAGCCACTAAATACGCAAATTACGTTAGGCGTGGTTATGAAAAGGCATTTTCAAGTTCGTTTGATCTGAAGG TTTTGGAGAACATATCAGAGCGTTTTGCTTGGCTCAGGCGCACGATTAACGAGTTTGATGAGAAGTATAGTTCTGACGTTCCTGAGCACTGGGACATTCAAGCCAGTGGTGCTTGGGCTTTCCTTGACTGTTGTAAGAACCAGGTGGTAGCATCACTTACAAATGCTCCCAATGCCATTGAGGCCAGTGTTATTCTCACTACTTTACTTCGGTGTAAGGAGTTTGAGCAGGAGTTGGAGTACCGGATAAGTAATTACGTTACCGAGTCGCAGAAGGTCAATCGTCCTTCTGTTGAGTACCCCGAGGTGGTACCAGCGGAATCCGACTCGGACATTCGTAAGGAGCCCAGGAAGTCCTTGAAGGGTGCTCTCAGTCGGTGCTTTGAGAACCATCTGGGTTCATGGGTATCCAGTGAGGAGGTACAGCTTGAGGAGTTGTACAACAGGATCATATCGTCCAAAGAAG ATGCTGTGATAATGCTTGTTCTTCGGTCGGCTAAGGAATTATTTTCGGCCATTAGTGTCAGGCTAAAGGCGGTGCTTGCAGTTAGTTGCGAGCAGACGTTATTTGAGATGAGTATGGTTTTCCGTCGTATAATTGGTAAATATCAATCTCATTTACAAGGTCGTGCTTCTAGCATCGAGAAGGGTGCCACATTGACCACTCTGGCTAAACAAGGTGGTTATATTATTGCCACTTGCGACTACGCAACTGAGATGATAGAGCATCTCTATGACGAGATACAGGAGGCCATTGTCCCGGCGTATAAGGAACAGATTAACTTCACGAAGGAGAAAG AGAAAATAAATGCTACCAAAGCTTCTGTTGTTAAGCGTCTGGTTGACGAGAGTTGTAAATTCTCTCCCATTACGCCTAACATTGTGGCGCCGTTAAAGAAGCTTGAGTTGCGTGTGATGGATGTGATTAAGACTACTATTGAGCATCTTCCTCCGGGTTACCTCCAATATATGACTAATAAGGTTACTCGCGGTGCGATGGCTCATCTTAAGGAGACTATATTTTCCCTAGACAACGCCACTGAAGGCTATTGCCAGCAACTGTTGTTGGACTCATATAGCCTTCAGAAATTGCTTCTGGAATCGGTAAAAGCTCTTGTGGACCCATTACCACTTG GCTACGTTGAGACAACTACTGCTGAGATGAACAAGCTTCAGGCTTTGTTGAAGGTGCTCAATTCACCTGATGCGTCTTTGGGAGTTTTCGATGCCCTGTTGATTGAGAACGGCGGATGCTGTACCAGGGAGGAATTGGACCAGATTGTATCGATACATCGCAAGAGATGA